One region of Culex pipiens pallens isolate TS chromosome 2, TS_CPP_V2, whole genome shotgun sequence genomic DNA includes:
- the LOC120425814 gene encoding nyctalopin-like, with amino-acid sequence MTAAASPALTETFPGRRRTLPSAVPQVISIPLVLLLLLQLPHPIIGFCPSLCTCESNLRTSCINASLEVVPIQLNPDVRHINLTANAITNVHFTLGFYYQLEVLDISHNRLDTLGSKNFEAQEKLRTLNLSDNALTSLLKDSFKGLRRLEILRLSDNRIEKIHPTAFHGLANLLDLDLSNNVIVSLEEGVFKPLQTLERLSLENNQILEIPYDGNLQHLRSLRHLDLAVNLIEFIANDSFNGLRELRSMQLGGNVLTELDLGAFNGLNALKHLNMADNNLTIIPTVQLSKLYNLTTLSLSGNSFFQLPAVSFLNLFHLRELHLNRLDRLERIDSRAFVDNTYLQILTLDDNPAFSELPTRLFHGNPNLIDVSMRRNALVTVDAVQFPLDRLQRLKLAGNPLVCNCSIRWLWRLVTGTVDEDDSDGVGHVGGDSLANITTVLVIDKDEIGCDLNEDGLVTRRTLRNMSEGEMNCPAHLVTMLGVFGCGVVLALITVAFVFYRRRLRAKKKILQERKNVHERIVPQKVDKLELERYLAQQVLANDYRELRPADAPIRYDSKCSTQPLHTPDPEESDHYENIDYLQHQRALSHHYNHPYHQNQHPHPYHQQLHGPTAPAMTLQHPGPGGYPQKYGPGPGANATLPVPQHQQQSPNQPRSGQKAYSPNFFIYVVYSHFVLLLLIL; translated from the exons ATGACAGCCGCAGCGTCACCAGCGTTGACAG AGACCTTCCCCGGTCGTCGCAGGACGCTCCCATCGGCAGTCCCCCAGGTAATCAGCATACCGctggttctgctgctgctgctccaacTCCCCCACCCGATAATTGGATTCTGTCCGTCACTGTGTACCTGCGAGTCCAACCTGCGAACCTCCTGCATCAACGCGTCCCTCGAGGTTGTCCCCATTCAGCTGAACCCGGACGTACGACACATCAATCTCACCGCGAACGCCATCACGAACGTCCACTTTACGCTCGGGTTCTACTACCAGCTGGAGGTGCTGGACATTTCGCACAACCGACTCGACACGCTCGGGTCGAAGAACTTTGAGGCGCAGGAAAAGCTGCGCACGCTCAACCTCAGTGATAACGCGTTGACCAGCTTGTTGAAGGATAGCTTCAAGGGGCTGCGGAGGTTGGAGATCCTGCGACTGTCGGATAACCGGATCGAGAAGATCCATCCGACGGCGTTTCATGGGTTGGCCAACCTGCTGGATCTGGATCTAAGCAACAATGTGATCGTCAGTCTTGAAGAAGGGGTCTTCAAACCACTACAAACGTTGGAACGACTCTCCTTGGAGAACAATCAAATTCTGGAGATTCCATACGATGGAAATCTGCAGCATTTGAGATCGCTGAGGCATTTGGATCTGGCGGTGAATCTGATTGAGTTTATCGCCAACGATAGCTTCAACGGGTTGAGGGAGCTGCGGTCAATGCAGCTGGGAGGGAACGTGCTGACGGAGCTGGACCTGGGTGCGTTCAATGGGTTGAACGCGCTCAAGCATCTCAATATGGCTGATAATAATTTGACG ATCATCCCCACGGTCCAGCTCTCCAAGCTGTACAACCTCACGACGCTGTCGCTCAGCGGCAACTCCTTCTTCCAGCTTCCGGCGGTGTCCTTCCTGAACCTGTTCCACCTGCGCGAGCTCCACCTCAACCGACTGGACCGACTCGAGCGGATCGACTCCAG AGCCTTCGTCGACAACACGTACCTGCAGATCCTGACGCTGGACGACAACCCTGCCTTTTCGGAACTCCCAACGCGCCTCTTCCACGGTAATCCGAACCTGATCGACGTGTCGATGAGGAGGAATGCCTTGGTAACGGTGGACGCCGTCCAGTTTCCGCTGGACCGACTCCAGCGACTCAAGTTGGCGGGGAATCCGCTGGTTTGTAATTGTTCTATTCGGTGGCTTTGGAGGTTGGTCACGGGGACGGTGGACGAGGATGACAGTGATGGGGTGGGGCACGTTGGTGGGGACAGTTTGGCGAACATTACGACGGTGCTGGTGATCGACAAGGACGAGATTGGGTGCGATTTGAACGAGGACGGATTGGTTACGAGGAGGACGTTGCGGAATATGAGTGAGGGCGAGATGAACTGCCCGGCGCACTTGGTGACTATGCTGGGGGTGTTTGGGTGTGGCGTCGTTCTCGCGTTGATCACGGTTGCGTTCGTCTTCTACCGTCGGAGACTCCGCGCCAAGAAGAAGATTCTGCAGGAGCGCAAGAACGTCCACGAGCGGATCGTGCCGCAAAAGGTCGACAAGCTGGAGCTCGAGCGCTACCTCGCTCAGCAAGTCCTGGCCAACGACTACCGCGAGCTTAGACCGGCGGACGCCCCCATCCGGTACGACTCCAAGTGCTCGACGCAACCCCTGCACACCCCAGATCCGGAAGAGTCCGACCATTACGAAAACATCGACTACCTGCAGCACCAGCGAGCCCTCAGCCATCACTACAACCATCCGTACCACCAGAACCAGCACCCGCACCCGTACCACCAGCAACTTCACGGGCCAACGGCCCCGGCCATGACCCTCCAACACCCTGGACCGGGAGGATACCCGCAGAAGTACGGTCCGGGCCCAGGAGCCAACGCAACCCTTCCAGTGCCTCAGCATCAACAGCAGAGTCCAAATCAGCCAAGAAGCGGTCAGAAGGCGTACTCGCCCAACTTCTTCATCTACGTGGTGTATTCGCActttgtgctgctgctgctgatattATGA